Proteins encoded in a region of the Apilactobacillus apisilvae genome:
- a CDS encoding folate family ECF transporter S component: MNSIMKNSFNHHHLKVSDLTVIAIMMALSFVLGKIGFHSTYLVITPAFIVTGILAYLYGPIWLSVILGISDILFTFIGGELYIPGFTVSAVISGFIYGLLLYRDDKFRVSRIIIAQVLVSLFVHLFLNTLWLTLYNGIDWHVIIVSRIIKEAIVAPIQILVFVFIFKLPIIQKIIKEHWN, encoded by the coding sequence ATGAACAGCATTATGAAAAATAGTTTCAACCATCATCATCTGAAGGTAAGTGATTTGACGGTAATTGCCATTATGATGGCATTAAGCTTTGTTCTTGGTAAGATTGGTTTTCATTCCACTTACTTAGTTATCACTCCTGCGTTTATTGTAACTGGAATTTTAGCCTATTTATATGGACCAATCTGGTTGTCAGTTATTTTGGGGATTAGTGATATATTATTTACTTTCATCGGTGGAGAATTATATATACCTGGTTTTACAGTTTCAGCTGTAATTAGTGGATTTATATATGGGTTATTACTCTATCGGGATGATAAATTTAGAGTTAGTCGAATTATTATAGCTCAAGTATTAGTTAGCTTATTTGTTCATTTATTTTTAAACACTCTGTGGCTAACTTTATATAATGGTATTGATTGGCATGTCATTATTGTTTCTAGAATTATTAAGGAAGCAATCGTTGCACCAATTCAAATTCTTGTATTTGTATTTATTTTTAAGCTTCCTATAATTCAAAAAATTATTAAAGAACATTGGAATTAG
- a CDS encoding NFACT RNA binding domain-containing protein — MSFDGSFTHAMTKELNEKLSNGRVSKINQPYDNEMIMLIRANHKNYPILMSANPNYARVQVTNIPYTNPGVPTNFTMTLRKHLGSAVLSKVSQVDNDRVMRFHFITRNEIGDLKEMLLIVEIMARHSNIILVDKQDDMRIIDAVKRIGADKNRYRTILPGDTYINPPKQDMFDPFNASDENLDKISALVKSYPNQEMLATQLRQNVQGLGKDTSLYLAKYLHQNGNLKILFQSFFDNFDKFKPTLMVNEKSDSFSVYPFIQNDKNETFDSLSALLDKYYESKAQTDRVREQGGTLIHIAKNELKKNRNKKKKLQKTLDNTKKADEYRIKGEILTTYLYKIERGMNSIKLTNFYDNNNLIEISLSNQISPSENAQKYFKRYQKAKNAVIYVNEQLKQTNSEIEYFDNVLSQIELANPDDLNDIKTEFKAEGYLKKNHNPSSSKKNRKQKISKPEHFTSDNGITILVGKNNLQNDQLTLKDADKRDTWLHTQKIHGSHVIIKSFNPDDMTIQQAAELAAYFSKARDSAKVPVDYVKVKQVRKPKGAKPGLVIYEGQKTVFVTPKEETIEHLRKNNQ, encoded by the coding sequence ATGTCATTTGATGGATCATTCACACATGCAATGACAAAAGAACTAAATGAAAAATTATCAAATGGTAGAGTATCAAAAATAAATCAACCATATGATAATGAAATGATTATGTTAATCAGAGCTAATCATAAAAACTACCCTATTTTAATGTCTGCTAACCCTAACTATGCTAGAGTTCAGGTTACTAACATTCCTTACACCAACCCTGGTGTTCCAACGAATTTCACAATGACATTAAGGAAACATTTAGGCAGTGCTGTTTTAAGCAAAGTGTCACAAGTCGATAATGATCGAGTAATGAGATTTCATTTTATAACCAGAAATGAAATTGGTGATCTAAAAGAAATGTTGCTGATTGTAGAAATTATGGCTCGTCATAGTAATATCATTTTAGTTGATAAACAAGATGATATGCGTATTATTGATGCAGTTAAAAGAATTGGTGCTGATAAAAATCGTTACCGAACTATTTTGCCAGGTGACACATATATTAATCCACCTAAGCAAGATATGTTTGATCCATTTAATGCTAGTGATGAAAACTTAGATAAAATTAGTGCTTTAGTGAAAAGTTATCCAAATCAAGAGATGCTAGCTACTCAACTTAGACAAAATGTTCAAGGCTTAGGAAAAGATACTTCACTATACTTGGCAAAATATCTACATCAAAATGGTAATTTAAAAATTTTATTCCAATCATTTTTTGATAATTTTGACAAATTTAAACCAACATTAATGGTTAATGAAAAAAGCGATAGCTTTAGCGTTTATCCATTTATTCAAAATGATAAAAATGAAACTTTTGATAGTTTAAGTGCTTTGCTTGATAAGTATTATGAATCTAAGGCTCAAACTGATCGAGTACGTGAACAAGGCGGTACTTTAATTCATATTGCTAAAAATGAATTAAAAAAGAATCGAAATAAAAAGAAAAAATTACAAAAAACCTTAGACAATACCAAAAAAGCAGATGAATATCGAATTAAAGGTGAAATTCTAACAACTTATCTTTATAAGATTGAACGTGGAATGAACTCAATTAAATTGACTAATTTTTACGATAATAATAATTTAATTGAAATCAGTTTATCTAATCAAATTTCACCATCTGAAAATGCACAAAAGTATTTTAAACGTTATCAAAAGGCCAAAAATGCAGTTATTTATGTTAATGAACAATTAAAACAAACCAATTCAGAAATTGAATATTTCGATAATGTTTTATCGCAAATTGAACTTGCTAATCCTGATGATTTAAATGATATTAAGACAGAATTTAAAGCTGAAGGATATCTAAAGAAAAACCACAATCCTTCATCAAGCAAAAAAAACAGAAAGCAAAAAATAAGTAAGCCAGAACATTTTACATCGGATAATGGCATCACTATTTTAGTTGGTAAAAACAATCTACAAAATGATCAATTAACTTTGAAGGATGCTGACAAGCGTGATACTTGGTTGCATACACAAAAAATTCATGGTTCTCACGTTATTATAAAGTCATTTAATCCAGATGATATGACGATTCAACAAGCGGCTGAATTAGCTGCATACTTCTCAAAAGCTCGTGATTCCGCAAAGGTCCCTGTTGACTACGTCAAAGTTAAACAAGTTAGAAAGCCCAAAGGTGCTAAACCAGGTTTGGTGATTTACGAAGGTCAAAAAACTGTCTTTGTTACCCCTAAAGAAGAAACCATTGAACATTTACGTAAAAATAATCAATAA
- the hxlA gene encoding 3-hexulose-6-phosphate synthase, which produces MKLQLAIDLEDVDGAINLIEKTKDSVDVFEYGTPLVINFGLEGLKKIRDRFPDITLLGDLKIMDVASYEVDQAFKYGANITTILGVAEDQSIKDAIQTAHEAGKELLVDMIGVQDVAKRAQELDSFGADYIGTHTGYDLQALGKTPFEDLHTIKENVKNTKTAVAGGIKVDTAEKIIAEKPDLLIVGGGISTVDDPAKAAKEIKEMMK; this is translated from the coding sequence ATGAAACTACAACTAGCAATTGATTTAGAAGATGTTGACGGTGCAATTAATTTAATCGAAAAAACAAAGGATAGTGTAGATGTTTTTGAATACGGAACTCCTTTAGTTATTAACTTTGGTTTAGAAGGACTTAAAAAGATTAGAGATAGATTTCCTGATATTACATTATTAGGTGACTTAAAGATTATGGATGTTGCTTCATACGAAGTGGATCAAGCATTCAAATATGGTGCTAACATCACAACTATTTTAGGGGTTGCTGAAGACCAATCAATCAAAGATGCAATTCAAACTGCCCATGAAGCAGGTAAAGAATTACTAGTTGATATGATAGGGGTTCAAGACGTTGCAAAACGTGCCCAAGAACTAGATTCATTTGGTGCCGACTATATTGGAACTCATACTGGCTATGATTTACAAGCATTAGGAAAAACACCATTTGAAGACTTACACACAATTAAAGAAAACGTTAAAAACACTAAAACTGCTGTAGCAGGTGGAATTAAAGTGGATACCGCTGAAAAGATCATTGCTGAAAAGCCAGATTTATTAATTGTCGGTGGTGGAATTTCTACAGTTGACGATCCTGCTAAAGCTGCTAAAGAAATTAAGGAAATGATGAAATAA
- a CDS encoding DegV family protein, with translation MKIAIVTDSTSYLSKEEKEKYNIHVVPIPVIIDGKSYNEGIDISTEEFYDKLRNSESFPSTSQPPMGEMINTYNQLADEGYDAVISIHLASTISGFYNSLVSLAPTIENIKVIPYNSELTVKLMGNLAIEASKMAQKHESIDEIIANLDQIRSTINEVFVVDDLQNLVRGGRLSNASAFLGSLLKIKPLLTFDNKTNEIVAFEKVRSRKKALKRTEELFKAAVDEADYPIKAIVINANDPESGKLWGEKIQEMYPDMTIEQSYFGPVVGTHLGEKALALGWMIDSDK, from the coding sequence ATGAAAATTGCAATTGTTACTGATAGTACTTCTTACTTATCTAAGGAGGAAAAAGAAAAATATAACATTCACGTTGTCCCAATCCCAGTCATTATTGATGGTAAAAGTTATAATGAGGGCATCGACATTTCAACTGAAGAATTTTACGATAAATTAAGAAATTCTGAATCATTTCCTAGTACTTCACAACCTCCAATGGGTGAAATGATTAATACTTATAACCAATTAGCTGATGAAGGTTATGATGCTGTTATTAGCATCCATTTAGCTAGTACCATTTCTGGATTTTATAATTCACTAGTTTCATTAGCACCAACGATTGAAAATATTAAGGTAATTCCTTATAATTCTGAATTAACCGTTAAGCTAATGGGCAACTTAGCAATTGAAGCTTCTAAAATGGCTCAAAAACACGAAAGTATTGATGAAATTATTGCTAATTTAGATCAAATTAGATCAACAATTAATGAAGTGTTTGTAGTAGATGATCTACAAAACTTAGTTCGTGGTGGTCGTTTATCTAACGCCTCAGCATTCTTAGGTAGTTTATTGAAAATCAAGCCACTATTGACCTTTGATAATAAAACTAATGAAATAGTTGCTTTTGAAAAGGTACGTTCCCGTAAAAAAGCTTTAAAACGGACTGAAGAGTTATTTAAAGCAGCAGTAGATGAAGCTGATTATCCAATCAAGGCAATTGTTATTAATGCTAATGATCCTGAATCAGGTAAATTATGGGGTGAAAAGATTCAAGAAATGTATCCTGATATGACAATCGAACAAAGTTACTTTGGTCCAGTCGTTGGTACTCATTTAGGGGAAAAAGCCCTGGCTTTAGGTTGGATGATTGATTCAGACAAATAA
- a CDS encoding glutathione peroxidase, with product MDKSIYDFKLTEMNGQTINLSDFKNHVILIVNTASKCGLAGQLKDLEQLYRKYKEDGLMVIGVPSDQFHMELKSNQATSEYCQLHFGVSFPMTKQAKVNGSHELPLFTYLKNESNRGRIKFNYTKFLIKRDGSLAHRYSPLKNPKKFEQDIINEINNI from the coding sequence ATGGATAAAAGTATCTATGATTTCAAATTAACTGAAATGAATGGTCAAACTATCAATTTATCTGATTTTAAAAACCATGTTATTTTAATTGTTAATACTGCTAGTAAATGTGGATTGGCAGGGCAGTTAAAAGACTTAGAGCAATTATATCGTAAATATAAGGAAGATGGTTTGATGGTTATTGGAGTTCCTTCAGATCAATTTCATATGGAATTGAAGTCTAATCAAGCAACTAGTGAATATTGCCAATTACATTTTGGAGTTAGTTTTCCCATGACTAAACAGGCTAAAGTTAATGGATCTCATGAATTACCATTGTTTACTTACTTAAAAAATGAATCTAATCGTGGTAGGATAAAATTTAATTATACTAAATTTTTGATTAAACGTGATGGATCTTTAGCACACAGATATTCACCATTAAAAAATCCTAAAAAATTTGAACAAGATATAATTAATGAAATAAATAATATCTAA
- a CDS encoding DUF3923 family protein — protein sequence MVNYFCYLINYIIMTRNIDGSGVPQNMHLKLITLRILAVPFLVIIIIHICWYIVLKNKR from the coding sequence TTGGTTAATTATTTTTGCTATCTTATCAATTATATTATTATGACCAGAAATATAGACGGATCTGGAGTTCCACAAAATATGCATTTAAAGTTAATTACTTTAAGAATCTTAGCAGTGCCGTTTTTAGTGATTATAATAATTCATATTTGTTGGTATATAGTATTAAAAAATAAAAGATAA
- a CDS encoding carbamoyl phosphate synthase preATP-grasp domain-containing protein, whose product MKNIKKVLILGSGPSSIGNETELDAGAFQIMVALKKNGIQTLIMDNNPFSLSMVEVQPANTFVKEINFKNVLAVLKKEQPDAIIPITGGLRAIHITQELLNQGILKELNVEILGISNEALKTVNDSNRMKMIINQSNEPFIPSKLVNNESEAFDVIRDIGFPVIVKPVNNNYSSKRQVCKNADEMSDFIDSNPSDTKYIIEKSVVGFKQIEMVGIRDSNGTEILINGLENIDAVGVHSSDSIVISPIQTLTDIDYQKLRTATFKIMENLDLVGVCHLQFALSNTDSNYFITKINPLINQSTALTARCAGYPLVYACANLMLGKLLNEIQLPKEYNHLTPMLEPTLDHIMVKIPVWPFENIPEASQRLNTVMKSVGSTIGIGRTVEEALLKALRSSQFSPRDVLPNMNNLDNDELINRLIHPQSNRLLVLIEAIRRGYQVEELEELSKINKFYFYKLKNLLDIEKLIVDEPMKLTTIETAHQYGFGDGMMAETWSVPIQTVRAIYHRVNQYPTYKTIESSAGELEQNIESFYSSFEKENESHQESDQTALVIGRGGNKLGPNTAADYYTAELLIQLHKLGYNTIVINNNPNALSLCPQISDKQYIEPIQLGAILNVIELEKPVRIFIPGNRHFLMRQLKKYDNLNVQVLPPDQDTGVILPKNVSYALNFFVTKEKSYFIVSEKLISNFNHDLDYVTNYEAPYLDIDKKQLNSDINISIEHIQKSNWIGLVQILFNQKSDGTSEYVGIRPLRLTETIFLSKATGINWIRELVKFYTHNFNDKIMNHINSSRQRTTVMRANFPFKQLNVNKEHGDSSQEVGAKITFRLKDN is encoded by the coding sequence ATGAAAAATATAAAAAAAGTATTAATTTTAGGTAGTGGCCCTTCTTCTATTGGAAATGAAACTGAGCTCGATGCTGGGGCGTTTCAAATTATGGTTGCGCTAAAAAAGAATGGCATTCAAACATTAATTATGGATAATAATCCATTTTCTTTATCAATGGTGGAAGTGCAACCAGCTAACACTTTTGTTAAAGAAATTAATTTTAAAAATGTTTTAGCAGTATTAAAAAAAGAGCAGCCTGATGCAATTATTCCTATTACTGGTGGATTACGTGCAATTCACATTACTCAAGAATTACTTAATCAAGGAATTCTTAAAGAATTAAATGTTGAAATTTTAGGTATATCCAATGAGGCATTAAAGACTGTTAATGATTCTAACCGAATGAAAATGATTATTAATCAGTCAAATGAACCTTTTATTCCCTCGAAATTAGTTAATAATGAATCTGAAGCTTTTGACGTAATTAGAGATATTGGTTTTCCTGTTATTGTTAAACCAGTTAATAATAACTACTCATCAAAAAGGCAAGTATGTAAAAACGCTGATGAAATGTCGGATTTTATTGATTCTAATCCTAGTGACACTAAATATATCATCGAAAAAAGTGTTGTTGGTTTTAAACAAATTGAGATGGTGGGGATTAGGGATAGTAATGGAACCGAAATTTTAATTAATGGGCTTGAAAACATTGATGCGGTTGGAGTGCATTCTAGTGATTCTATTGTTATCTCGCCAATTCAAACCTTAACCGACATCGATTATCAAAAATTAAGAACAGCGACTTTTAAAATAATGGAAAATCTTGATCTTGTCGGTGTTTGTCATTTGCAATTTGCACTAAGCAATACTGATAGTAATTATTTTATTACTAAAATAAACCCACTAATTAATCAAAGTACAGCGCTCACTGCACGTTGTGCTGGTTATCCATTAGTGTATGCTTGTGCTAATTTAATGCTAGGTAAGTTACTGAATGAAATTCAATTACCAAAAGAATATAATCATCTAACACCAATGCTTGAGCCCACATTAGATCATATAATGGTAAAGATTCCCGTTTGGCCATTTGAAAACATTCCAGAAGCTAGCCAGCGTTTAAATACCGTTATGAAATCGGTAGGATCCACAATTGGAATTGGTCGTACTGTCGAAGAAGCTTTATTGAAAGCTTTACGTAGTTCACAATTCAGCCCTAGGGATGTTTTACCTAATATGAATAATTTAGATAATGACGAGCTCATTAATCGTTTAATTCATCCCCAATCTAATCGCTTATTAGTTTTAATTGAGGCGATTCGCAGAGGTTATCAAGTTGAAGAGCTAGAAGAATTAAGTAAGATTAATAAATTTTATTTTTACAAGTTAAAAAATCTTTTAGATATTGAAAAGTTAATTGTAGATGAACCTATGAAACTAACTACAATTGAAACTGCTCATCAGTATGGATTTGGGGATGGAATGATGGCTGAAACTTGGTCAGTTCCTATCCAAACAGTTCGTGCTATTTATCATCGAGTCAATCAATATCCAACTTATAAAACTATTGAATCTTCAGCTGGTGAACTAGAACAAAATATTGAATCATTTTATAGTAGTTTTGAAAAAGAAAATGAATCACATCAAGAATCTGATCAAACGGCATTGGTTATTGGGCGAGGTGGAAATAAATTAGGTCCTAATACAGCTGCCGATTATTACACCGCAGAATTATTAATTCAATTGCATAAATTGGGTTACAATACGATTGTTATTAATAATAATCCCAACGCTCTATCATTATGTCCACAAATTAGTGATAAACAGTACATTGAGCCAATCCAATTAGGGGCAATTTTAAATGTGATTGAGTTAGAAAAACCCGTCCGTATTTTTATTCCGGGTAACCGTCACTTCTTAATGCGTCAATTAAAAAAATACGATAATTTAAATGTACAAGTATTGCCACCAGATCAGGATACCGGGGTAATTTTACCTAAAAATGTTAGTTATGCACTAAACTTCTTTGTTACCAAAGAAAAAAGTTACTTCATTGTTTCAGAAAAACTAATTAGTAATTTTAATCATGATTTGGACTATGTTACTAACTATGAAGCACCTTATTTAGATATTGATAAAAAACAATTAAATAGTGATATTAATATTTCAATTGAACACATCCAAAAGTCTAATTGGATTGGATTAGTTCAAATTTTGTTTAATCAGAAATCTGATGGAACTTCTGAATATGTTGGAATTCGTCCATTACGCTTAACTGAAACAATATTTTTAAGTAAAGCAACTGGGATAAACTGGATTCGTGAATTGGTGAAATTTTATACTCATAACTTTAATGATAAAATCATGAACCATATCAATTCATCTAGGCAAAGAACTACAGTAATGCGTGCTAACTTTCCTTTTAAGCAATTAAATGTTAACAAGGAACATGGAGATAGTTCGCAAGAAGTAGGAGCTAAAATTACTTTTCGTTTAAAAGATAATTAA
- the hxlB gene encoding 6-phospho-3-hexuloisomerase gives MNHLKGILEELVNSSKNIEDNTNIRSQISHSGKVFTYGLGRSGLVLQMFAMRLAQLGFNSHAVGEVTSTAINSQDLLILASGSGNTAQVKIVASEAKKAGASVFLITSNEKSEIGKIADEKVLIHSKSKYSNDNHLTNQPMGSLFEQILMLYLDSLVMDIMKKENIYESDMMDNHANLE, from the coding sequence ATGAATCATTTAAAAGGTATTTTGGAAGAACTAGTTAATTCTTCCAAAAATATTGAAGATAATACTAATATTAGGAGTCAAATTTCACATAGTGGCAAAGTATTCACTTATGGATTAGGACGTTCGGGTTTAGTATTACAAATGTTTGCCATGCGTTTAGCTCAATTAGGCTTTAATTCACATGCTGTTGGTGAAGTGACTTCAACAGCCATTAATAGCCAAGATTTGTTAATTTTAGCATCTGGATCCGGTAATACCGCACAAGTCAAAATTGTTGCTTCAGAAGCTAAAAAAGCTGGTGCAAGTGTTTTTTTAATAACTTCAAATGAAAAGTCAGAAATTGGCAAAATTGCTGATGAAAAAGTCTTAATTCATAGCAAGTCTAAATATAGTAATGATAATCATTTGACTAATCAGCCAATGGGATCATTGTTTGAACAAATATTAATGTTATATTTAGACAGTTTAGTTATGGATATAATGAAAAAAGAAAATATTTATGAATCAGATATGATGGATAATCATGCTAATTTAGAATAA
- a CDS encoding IS3 family transposase: MFKRPAGCDGRISNKVKAQFVYNSWSANNFPYTLNVLLKVNNLKRSTYYDELKRIKNYKDKYAKVKEQIKLIFKRSKMTYGHRRIKCILDKIGFNYCLETVRKLMKNMRLQPTMYNNRRKKKYSSYRGNIGKIHPNILHQNFKATMPYQILHTDITQLKLKDHSNGYISAIIDEGTKEILSIQVSDSPNQQLIYKNLKDLKNKIPAESNPIMHSDQGWHYQLPYYTSKLKKMNIKQSMSRKGNCLDNAPIESFFSLLKREYLNNFEIKNIEMLTKLTKDYLNFFNNQRISLKTKGMTPIEYRNHSIKNHLI; the protein is encoded by the coding sequence CTGTTTAAAAGGCCTGCGGGCTGTGATGGAAGAATATCAAACAAAGTAAAGGCTCAATTCGTTTATAATTCATGGTCCGCAAATAATTTTCCTTATACACTTAATGTTTTATTAAAAGTAAATAATCTTAAAAGATCAACATACTATGATGAACTAAAAAGAATTAAAAATTATAAAGATAAATATGCAAAGGTAAAGGAACAAATAAAGCTTATATTTAAACGCAGTAAGATGACCTATGGTCATCGAAGGATTAAATGTATTTTGGATAAAATAGGATTCAATTATTGTTTGGAAACAGTCCGTAAATTAATGAAAAATATGCGATTACAGCCAACTATGTATAATAATCGTCGTAAGAAAAAATATAGTTCATATAGAGGAAATATTGGGAAAATTCATCCAAATATTCTGCATCAAAATTTTAAAGCTACTATGCCATATCAAATTTTACATACAGATATTACCCAATTAAAATTAAAAGATCATAGTAATGGTTACATCTCTGCAATAATTGATGAAGGTACTAAAGAAATTTTATCGATACAGGTAAGTGACTCTCCTAATCAACAACTTATTTATAAGAATTTAAAAGATTTAAAAAACAAAATTCCTGCGGAATCAAATCCCATTATGCATTCAGATCAAGGTTGGCATTATCAACTTCCTTATTACACTTCAAAATTAAAGAAGATGAACATTAAGCAAAGTATGTCACGTAAAGGTAATTGTTTGGATAATGCACCAATAGAAAGCTTTTTTAGCTTGCTTAAAAGAGAATATCTTAATAACTTTGAAATTAAAAATATCGAAATGTTAACGAAGTTAACTAAAGATTATTTAAACTTTTTTAACAATCAAAGAATTTCATTAAAAACAAAAGGAATGACTCCGATTGAATATCGAAATCATTCCATAAAGAATCATTTAATTTAA
- a CDS encoding family 20 glycosylhydrolase, producing MKLNKKLIVSFILISILILGCLIYGWHLINVNADRKRIGMSIDCARNFQRPSIIKKYINEINSKKGNYLTLHLTDNENFALESKTLGQTIQNAKVKDGVYYNPQTNLPFLSKTQLSSLIQYGSSKGVEVIPEIDVPGHAQAIFKLLQLDGQNDLYQKVFNPNGYNEMIYSKQATIDFSKNLIDEYLPLISKNGYLSIGGDEITVANQQQESNVVKYINSMDDYLNNHQVNMIMWNDAFHKRVINQYHKNILINYWSLNGQKANQQQSQQNIKLRATMPELNKAGFKTINCNFYYLYLITDSRIFNQNNIEYWQNSLKKWNQSIWNDNDSSNLDKSNNNIGAQLSIWGDDSTNISDKDLYQKLQPYIKTYFDDVK from the coding sequence ATGAAGTTAAATAAAAAATTAATTGTAAGCTTTATTTTAATTTCTATTTTGATTTTGGGATGTTTAATATATGGATGGCATCTAATAAATGTTAATGCCGATCGTAAAAGAATTGGGATGAGCATTGATTGTGCTCGTAACTTTCAGCGACCTAGTATTATTAAAAAATATATTAATGAAATAAATTCAAAAAAAGGTAACTACCTAACACTACACTTAACCGATAATGAAAACTTTGCTCTAGAAAGTAAAACATTAGGTCAAACCATCCAAAATGCTAAGGTTAAAGATGGTGTTTATTATAATCCTCAAACTAATTTACCTTTTTTAAGCAAAACGCAATTAAGTTCATTAATTCAATATGGTAGTAGTAAGGGGGTTGAAGTAATCCCTGAAATTGATGTTCCTGGTCATGCTCAAGCCATCTTTAAATTGTTACAACTTGATGGACAGAATGATCTTTATCAAAAAGTTTTTAATCCTAATGGTTATAATGAAATGATTTATAGTAAACAAGCAACCATTGATTTTTCAAAAAATTTAATTGATGAGTATCTACCATTAATTTCTAAAAATGGATATTTATCTATTGGTGGGGATGAAATTACGGTTGCCAATCAACAGCAGGAATCTAATGTTGTTAAATATATTAATTCAATGGATGATTATTTAAATAATCATCAAGTAAATATGATTATGTGGAATGATGCATTTCATAAGCGAGTAATCAATCAATATCATAAAAATATTTTGATTAATTATTGGAGCTTAAATGGTCAAAAGGCTAATCAACAGCAAAGCCAGCAAAATATTAAACTACGTGCTACTATGCCGGAGCTAAATAAAGCTGGTTTTAAAACTATTAATTGCAATTTCTATTACTTGTACTTGATTACTGATAGTAGGATATTTAATCAAAATAATATTGAATATTGGCAAAATAGTCTTAAAAAATGGAATCAAAGTATTTGGAACGATAATGATTCTAGCAATTTAGATAAAAGTAACAATAATATTGGTGCTCAACTATCAATATGGGGCGATGACAGTACAAATATATCAGACAAAGATTTGTATCAAAAGCTCCAACCATATATAAAAACTTATTTTGATGATGTTAAATGA
- a CDS encoding helix-turn-helix domain-containing protein, whose protein sequence is MTKYSTNLKIGIANTILNHQDSVNGLSKKYNIPKSNIKRWIYVARYQGLTALKVKHKKRNFSIEFKLKVVKYYLNHNLGINPVAAKFNLGPTTITLWTKIFNEL, encoded by the coding sequence ATGACAAAATATTCAACTAATTTAAAAATTGGAATTGCTAATACAATTCTAAATCATCAAGATTCAGTGAATGGATTATCAAAAAAATATAACATTCCTAAATCCAATATTAAAAGATGGATCTATGTAGCTAGATATCAAGGCCTTACGGCCTTAAAAGTAAAACATAAAAAGCGTAATTTTAGTATTGAATTTAAACTTAAAGTGGTAAAATACTACCTAAATCATAATCTTGGTATAAATCCAGTTGCTGCTAAATTTAATTTAGGTCCTACTACTATTACTCTTTGGACAAAAATATTTAATGAATTATGA